The region TAAGGATCGTGCGATGACCGGCAAAGTTCTGCGTGTTATTCCTGATAAGGAACAAGTTGTCGTCGAAGGCGTAAACATGGTCACGAAGCATCGTAAACCAGGCAACAACTATCAACAAGGTGAAATTGTGCATATGGAAGGACCTATCCATATCTCAAATGTCATGTTAGTTGATGAAAAAACAAAACAACCGACCAAAGTTTCAGTTAAGACACTTGAGAATGGTGATCGCGTACGTATCAGCAAACGTTCAGGTGAAGTAATTGACACTTTGAGCAATAAGCGCTAATGAAGGGGGTTCCAATGGCTAGTAGATTAAAAGAACTATATCTTAAAGAAATTGCTCCAGCTATGCAGGAGAAATTTCAGTACAGCTCCGTTATGCAGATCCCTAAGTTAGAGAAGATCGTAATTAACGTCGGAGTAAACGAACGTGAAAACAGCAAGGGCTGTGAGAGTGCAGCTAATGATTTGGCAACCATTACAGGCCAAAAAGCTATTATTACTAAGGCTAAGAAGTCAATCGCAAACTTCCATTTGCGTGAAGGCATGAATGTCGGTGCTAAAGTTACATTGCGTGGCGATAGAATGTACGAGTTCCTCGATCGTTTTATCAACTTGGCTATTCCACGTGTACGTGACTTCCGTGGCATGAATCCTAATTCCTTTGATGGTCGCGGTAACTATGCTGTCGGTATGAAAGAACAATTGATCTTCCCGGAAATTGATTACGATAAGATCGACAAGATCCGTGGTATGGATATCATTTTTGTTACAACCGCAAATACTGATGAAGAAGCTCGTGAAATGTTGCGTCTCTTCGGTATGCCTTTCATTCGTCAGGAGGCTTAATTAAATGGCAAAGAAATCACAAATCATCAAATCGCAGAGAGAAGCTAAGTTCTCAACACGTAACCACAATCGCTGCTTACTCTGCGGCCGTCCACACGCTTTCATTCGTAAATACGGCATTTGTCGTTTGTGCTTCCGGGTTTTAGCTTATAAAGGCGAAATTCCGGGTGTTAACAAAGCAAGTTGGTAAGAGAAAGGAAGAATAACAATGGTAGTTACAGATAGTATTGCTGATATGCTCACTAGAATTCGTAACGCTTCATCAGCACATAAGGAAACTGTTGATGTTCCTGCTTCTCGTGTTAAGCAAGCAATTGCCAACATTTTGCTCGATGAAGGCTACATCAAGAAAGTTGAATTGTTAAGCGAGGATGTGCAAGGCACTATCCGCTTGACACTTAAGTATCAAGACAAGTCCCCAGTCATTGCTGGTATCAAACGCATCAGCCGTCCAGGTTTGAAAGTTTATGCTAGCTGCGATCAGTTGCCACGTGTTTTGGGTGGTTTGGGTATTGCCATAGTTTCCACATCACAGGGAATCATGACAGCAACTCAAGCTCGGGCTAAGCACATCGGTGGCGAAGTAATGGCCTACGTCTGGTAATTAAAATAATAACACTCTGAAAGGAAGCGCAAGCTTCGTAATTTTAAGGGTAGGAGGAAAGACAATGTCCAGAATTGGTAAAAAACCAATCGTTATTCCACAAGGAGTAACAGTTACAGTCCAAGAACATCTTGTCACAGTAAAAGGTGCCAAAGAATCTTTAACAGAAAAGGTTCATCCACTTATCAACGTTAAAGTTGAGAGTAATGAAATTTTAGTTAGCCGCACAGGTGACACAAAGGAAGAGCGTTCCTTACACGGTTTGACACGTGCTTTGATCCAGAACATGGTCATCGGTGTTACGCAAGGCTACACAAAGGAACTTGAAGTTAAGGGTACAGGTTATCGTGCTCAGTTATCTGGCAAAAAACTCGTGCTTAACTTAGGTTATTCACATCCTGTTGAGTTCGTTGCTCCAGCAGGCATCGCTATTCAAGTTGAAAATAACAAAATTACTATCAAGGGCGCAGATAAGCAACTGGTCGGTGAAGTTGCAGCTAACATTCGTGGCTTCCGTGTTCCTGATGCATACCATGGCAAGGGCGTTAAGTACCTTGGTGAAGTCTTGCATTTGAAGGAAGGCAAGACTGGTGCTAAGAAATAAGTGAAGGGAGACAAGGATTATGATTAATAAAACTTCTAGAGAAGTAATTCGTTTACGTAAGCATGCCAGAATCCGTAAAAAGATCAGTGGCACACCTGCGTGCCCTAGACTCTGCGTCTTCCGCAGCAACAAGCAAATTTACGCTCAACTCATTGATGATGTTAACGGTGTAACTATCTGTTCAGCAGGCAGCTTGGATAAGGAATTGAAGCTGGAGAATGGCAGCAACGTTGAAGCTGCTAAGGCTGTAGGTACTAAGTTAGCTGAGCGTGCTTTGGCTAAGAACATTAAAGAAGTCGTCTTCGACCGCGGTGGTTATGTATATCATGGCCGTGTAGAAGCATTAGCAGATGCTGCTCGTGCAGCTGGCTTAGAGTTCTAAGGGAGGAGCTTTGCATGAATAAAAATTACAATGATCCAAATGGTGTAGAACTCGAGGAACGTGTTATTCACATTGGTCGTGTTTCCAAAACAGTTAAGGGCGGTCGTAACTTCCGTTTCTCCGCTTTGGTTGTTGTTGGCGATCGTAACGGCAACGTTGGTGTTGGTAGCGGTAAGGCTCATGAAGTTCCAGATGCTATCCGCAAAGGTGTAGAGAGTGCTAAGCACAACATGATGACAGTGCCTCTACAAGGTACAACTTTGCCTCATGAGTACATCGGTAATTTCGGTGCAGCTAAGGTCTTGCTGAAGCCTGCTGTACAAGGTACTGGTGTTATCGCTGGTGGTGCTGTCCGTTCAATTCTTGAATTGGCTGGCGTCCAGGATGTTACAGCTAAGTGTTTAGGCACAAACAACCCTAACAATGTTGTTAATGCCACAGTTGTTGCTTTGAAGGCTATGCGTTCTCCAGAACAAATTGCTAAGAAGCGCGACAAGGCTGTCAGCGATATTCTATAAGGAGGCTTAAAATGGCAAAATTGAAGATTACTTTAACAAAGGGAATTAGTAATTCCTTGAAGAACCATCAATTAACAGTTCAAGCTTTGGGCCTAAGAAAAATTGGTCAGGTTGTCGAAAAAGAAGATAATGCTGCTGTCCGTGGCATGATCCAAACTGTTCGTCACTTGGTCAAGGTTGAAGAAGCATAAGGGAGGCAAACATGAAATTAAATGATTTGAAGCCTTCAGTTGGCTCTAACAAAAAGGCCT is a window of Amygdalobacter nucleatus DNA encoding:
- the rplE gene encoding 50S ribosomal protein L5, producing the protein MASRLKELYLKEIAPAMQEKFQYSSVMQIPKLEKIVINVGVNERENSKGCESAANDLATITGQKAIITKAKKSIANFHLREGMNVGAKVTLRGDRMYEFLDRFINLAIPRVRDFRGMNPNSFDGRGNYAVGMKEQLIFPEIDYDKIDKIRGMDIIFVTTANTDEEAREMLRLFGMPFIRQEA
- the rplF gene encoding 50S ribosomal protein L6 — its product is MSRIGKKPIVIPQGVTVTVQEHLVTVKGAKESLTEKVHPLINVKVESNEILVSRTGDTKEERSLHGLTRALIQNMVIGVTQGYTKELEVKGTGYRAQLSGKKLVLNLGYSHPVEFVAPAGIAIQVENNKITIKGADKQLVGEVAANIRGFRVPDAYHGKGVKYLGEVLHLKEGKTGAKK
- a CDS encoding type Z 30S ribosomal protein S14 — encoded protein: MAKKSQIIKSQREAKFSTRNHNRCLLCGRPHAFIRKYGICRLCFRVLAYKGEIPGVNKASW
- the rpmD gene encoding 50S ribosomal protein L30 → MAKLKITLTKGISNSLKNHQLTVQALGLRKIGQVVEKEDNAAVRGMIQTVRHLVKVEEA
- the rplR gene encoding 50S ribosomal protein L18, whose product is MINKTSREVIRLRKHARIRKKISGTPACPRLCVFRSNKQIYAQLIDDVNGVTICSAGSLDKELKLENGSNVEAAKAVGTKLAERALAKNIKEVVFDRGGYVYHGRVEALADAARAAGLEF
- the rpsE gene encoding 30S ribosomal protein S5, with the protein product MNKNYNDPNGVELEERVIHIGRVSKTVKGGRNFRFSALVVVGDRNGNVGVGSGKAHEVPDAIRKGVESAKHNMMTVPLQGTTLPHEYIGNFGAAKVLLKPAVQGTGVIAGGAVRSILELAGVQDVTAKCLGTNNPNNVVNATVVALKAMRSPEQIAKKRDKAVSDIL
- the rplX gene encoding 50S ribosomal protein L24; translated protein: MAHIRIKTGDTVYVLTGKDRAMTGKVLRVIPDKEQVVVEGVNMVTKHRKPGNNYQQGEIVHMEGPIHISNVMLVDEKTKQPTKVSVKTLENGDRVRISKRSGEVIDTLSNKR
- the rpsH gene encoding 30S ribosomal protein S8, whose amino-acid sequence is MVVTDSIADMLTRIRNASSAHKETVDVPASRVKQAIANILLDEGYIKKVELLSEDVQGTIRLTLKYQDKSPVIAGIKRISRPGLKVYASCDQLPRVLGGLGIAIVSTSQGIMTATQARAKHIGGEVMAYVW